ACGGCGACGGCGACGGCTCCCCGCTGGAGCTCGGCCCGCGGCGGCGCCGGGAGCTGATCACCCTCCTGTTGCTGCGGCCCGGCGTCACCGTCACCGCGGACGCACTGGCCGACGAGCTGTGGCAGGGCGAACCGCCACCAGCCGCGCGGTCCACACTGCAGGCGCATCTGTCCGTGCTGCGCCGGGTCCTGGAGCCGGGGGCCAGCCCGCCGTACCGGCTGCTCGTCACCCGAGGCTCCGGCTACGCCCTCGCGGTCTCCCCCGCCGATCTCGACACCGGGCGCCTCGACGAGTTACGGGCACTCGCCAGGCGGGCGCTCGACGACGGGGACCCGGTCGGTGCCCGCGCTCATCTGGAGCGCGCGCTCGCCCTCTGGCGGGGTGAGCCGTTCGCCGACCTGGCGGACCACCCGGCAGCCGAAGCGGCGCGGGTGAAGCTGGCGGAGGACCGGATGGCCGTCCGGGCGGACCTCCTCTCCGTCCGGCTCGACCTGGGCGAACACGATGCGGTGATCGGTGAGCTGCGCGTCCTGACGAGCCAGCACCCGCTGCAGGAGCGGCTTCACGCCCAGCTCGCCACCGCGCTGTACCGCGGTGGCCGGCAGGCCGACGCGCTCACCGTTATTCGTCAGGCACGGCAGACCCTGGCGGATGATCTGGGCCTCGAACCGGGGCCGGAGCTCCGGGAGCTGGAGACCGCGATCCTGCGCCACGACGCCGGGCTGGGGCGGCCCGGCGTCCCCCACGTTGGCGTCCCCCGCACCGGCGTCCTCGCCACCCCTGCCCTGACCGCCCCCACGCTCGCCACGCCTGCCACCGCCGGGGCCGCCGGGGCCGCCGGCGGGCGGCTGCCGTTGCTTGGCCGAGACCGGGAGCTCGCCGTTCTCGAACAGGCGTGGGAGCGGACCGCCACCGAGCAGGCGACCGGCGTGGCCCTGCTGTCCGGCGAGGCAGGCATCGGCAAGACCAGGCTGCTGGAGGAACTCGCCCGGCGGGTACCGGCGCAGACCCGTTGGGGCCGCTGCACGCAGGTCTCCGGCGCCCCGGCCTACTGGCCATGGCGGCAGCTGCTGCGAGGCCTGCCCGCGGAGGTGGTGGGCGCGTTCGGGGCGGTCCGGGACGGTGACGGTCCGGTCCGGTTCGAGGTGGCGCTGGCGATCGGCCGCCATCTGGCCGAGCTCGCCTCCGCCGGTCCGGTGCTGGCGCTGCTCGAGGATCTTCACTGGGCCGACCCGGCTTCGATCGCGATGCTGGAGATCCTCGCCGGCGAGCTGACGGACGTCCCTGTGCTGCTGGTCTGCAGCTTCCGTCCGGGGCACGGCGGGACGGCCGCCCCCGGTGACCCCGCCGGGGGCGGCCAGGACGGCGAGCCCCTGCGCCGGCTGCTCGGCGTGCTCGCCCGTCACCCCGCCCTGACCAGGGTGGAGCTGGCCGGGCTCCCACCGACGGACGTCGGCCGCCTGTTCGGCGCCGTGAGCGGGATGGCGCCCACCCCGGTGCAGGCCGAGGCGGTCCGCCGCCGCACCGCCGGCAATCCCTTCTTCGTCGTCGAGCTCGCCCGGCTGGCGGCGACCACCTCCGCCGGCCGGGCCACCACCGCCGGCCAGGCCACGGCGGACGGCCTGGCCACGGCTGTTGACCAGGCCGCAGCGGCCGGCACGCTGCCGACCGGGGTGCGCGACACCGTGCTCGCGAGGCTGGCCGCGATGCCCGCCGGCCTGACCCGCCTGCTCGCCGCCGCCGCGGTGGTCGGCCGCGAGGCGGCGCTGCCGGTGGTGACGGCCGCCGCCGGGCTGTCCCAGGCCGGCGCGCTCGACGCGGTGGACATCGCCGTCGCCGCCGGGCTGGCCGACGTGCCCGCTCCGGGACGGCTGAGGTTCACCCACGACATCGTCCGGGAGGCCGTGCTGGTCGGGATGGGCACCGCCGAGCGGGCCCGGCTCGCCGGCCTCGTCGCCGACGCCCTGGTCGCCCACCAGGGCGCGTCGGTGCCTGCCGCGGTGCTCGCGCACCATCTTCGCGTCGCCGCGGCCGGGCATCCCGACCTGCGCGCCGCCCAGGCGCAGGCAGCCGCGGCAAGGGCCGCGCTCGCGCAGTTCGCGTTCGAGGACGCGGCGAGCCTCGCCGGCCACGGTCTCGACCTCGTCCCCGGGGACCGTCCTGACCTGCGGGTTGACCTGATGGTGATCCGCGGTGAGGCGCTACGGCGGTCCGCCGCCTTCGCGCAGGCACAGCAGGTGCTCACCGAGGCCGCCGGAATCGCCACCGCGCATGGCGACACCGTCCGCGCGGGACTCGCGACGCTGACCCGCGCCGGCGACGCGGTCGGCGGCTACAGCTCCCTGTTCCACGTCCCCGTGCCGGGCCTGATCGCCGATCTGGACGCCGCGGCGGCGGCACTGCCCGCGGCCGAGGGGGATCTCCGCCTCCGGTTGCTCACCTCGGCGGCCGTCCGGGCGTGCTATGGCGAGCCGGCGGCGGCGAGCCGGCTGATCGGGCGGGCCGCCGAGGTGCTCGCCGAGCAGCGCACGACCCGCCCCGGGGCGGCCGAGGAACCCGCCGGTCTGCTGATCGCCCGGGCGCTCGCGGCCTGGACACCGGCGCACACCGGCCTGCGGCTGGCGATCGCCGACACGCTGCTGGCGACAGTCGAGGGCCCGCCGAGCGGCGAGCTGGTGGCCCGGCACCTGCGTCGGGCCGTCCTGTGGGAGCTGGGCGAGGTCGAAGCCGCCGAGGGCGAGTCGGCCGCCTTCAACCGGCGGCTGCGCCAGGTGCGCGACCCTGACTTCGACCTGCTGGACCGCTGCTGGCAGGCGATGCACCACCTCTACGCGGGGCGGTACGACCAGGCCGCCGAGGTCGCGGCGATTCTGGGCGGGCCGCTGCCGGGCGTGACGCCCGGGGCGATCAACGCGCTCACCCAGTCCGCCAACACCATCCACGGCATCACCGCCTGGGACCGCGCCACCTTGGGCGACTTCCTCCCGCAGGTGGACGACATGGAGGAACAGGTGATCGCCGAGTGGGCGCTGATCCGCGCCCTCGCGCTCGTGGACACCGGACGCCCCGAGGCCGCGGCCCGTGAGGTCCGCCGGCTCGTCCGGCCGGACCTGGCCGACGTCGCGCCTGGTGCCATGGAACCGGTCTACGTCGTGCTTCTCGCCGAGATCGTGGCGCAGCTGGTCGACGCCGTCCCGGACATGGCCGAGTGGGCGACCGGCCTCGCGGACCGCATCGCGGGGTACGGCGAGACGCTGGTGACCTTTGTGCTCGGTCTGACCTGCATGGGCCCCGCCACCCTGTACCGGGGCGGCCTCGCCCTGGCGCTGGGCCGGGTGGACGAGGCCATCGCCGACCTGCGGTCGTCGCTGGTGCTTGCCGACAGGACCGGCGGGGTGCCGTTCGTGATCCGTACCCGGCGGCGGCTCGCCCAGGCGCTAGGCCGCGCCGGGCATGCCGACGAAGCCCGACAGCTCGACCGGGCCGCCGCGCGCGACGCGCACACCATCGGCATGCGGCTGCCCTATTCCGGCACACCTGTTCCTGATTCCGGCACCTGACCTGTTTCCGCCACCTGGCATGGCGCGGGCCGGCCGGTCAGCCAGCCGAGGCGGAGGGCGGGCCCGGCGACGCGGTCGGGAGATCGGCTCGACGCGCGGCCTCGAGCAGGCGCTTGTCGTAGGTCACGAACGCCTCGAGCTGGGTGTCGTTCGCGTCCACCAGTCGAAGCGCGGTGGCAAGGTGGATGGCGTCAAGGGACCGCAGCAGTGGGTCATCGAAAGCAGCCGCGACGTTCCGCACGCGGCCATCGATTTCCAGGCGGTACATCCGGTCCAGCACTCGCGGCACGCGCCCCGATGCCTCCGGCGCCGCACGTCTGATCGCGCGCGCGACCTCCACCTCCGCCAACGCGGAGGTGAACCGCGCCACGTCGTCGCGGGCGTTGAGCCAGTCGACGAGTGCCGCACTTTCGGGCTCGGCCACGACAAGCTTCACGACCGCCGCCGAGTCCAGATAGATCACCAGCGCTCCTCGTCGCGCATGGCGATCAGCTCGTCGGTCGCGCTTACGGAGGGGTTACCGAGAAGTGGCGGCATGGGCACAGGACCACCTGTCACCGGCGGTATCGCGCGGCCCTCGGTCACCAGGCGGTCGAGCGCCGCCGTGCCACGACCGATGGGCACCAGCCGCGCCACGGGACGACCACGGTCCGTCACCTCGATCGTCTCACCGCGCCGAACACGGTCGATGACCTGACTGGTGTTCTGATTGAGCTCCCGCACGCCAACCCGGTCCATGCGCCGAGTGTAGAACATCATGTCCTACATCAGTCCGCGGGCCGGCCGGGGCTGACCATTCCGGCCCGGACGAGTCGCTGGTCATCCGCCAGCAGGATCCTGATCATCGGCACCCCACTCATCCATCGGCTTGCCGGGGACTGTGAACAGTAGCTGGGCACGCACGACGAAGCCGCCCGCAGGCCCAGGCCGCGCGCTCAGCAGGCCGTCCAGCGCACGGGCCCGTTCCGTCATGCCGGCGATGCCCGTACCGCCCGCGTTGCCGGCGGGAGCCGGGCCCCGGCCGTCGTCCTCGATGCCGATCGTCAGTTGCCGGTCGTCGCGGTGGATCCGGATGGTCACGTGCCGGGCGCCGCTGTGCCGGGCGGCGTTCGTCAGCGACTCCTGCACGATGCGGTAGGCGGCGAGGTCCACCGCGGCGGGCAGCGGCGGCCCGGTTCCGCTCTCGTCGACTCGCACATCCAGGCCCGCCCGGGTGGCCGAGACGATCAGATCGTTGATTCCGGCCAGGCCCGGTATGGGGGCGGTGGGCGCCTCCTCGTCGACCTGGCGCAGCACGCCGAGGGTGGCGCGCAGCGGCAGGTGGGCCTGGTGGCTGCCGGCGCCGCTCGCCGGAAAGCTGCCCGCGGTCTCGATCGAACGCCCCGCGACCGTTGCGGACTGACGAGCCGCGGACCGACGAGCCGCGGAACCGCCCGGGGCGTCGCCGACAGATCGCCACCATCGCGCTCTGCACCCTCGGCTGCCTCCTCTGCGTGGCATCCGTAAGTGCCCGCTGGCTGCGCGGCGAGATCCTCGACACCGACCGCTACCTCGGTACCGTCGCGCCACTGGCCGGCAATCCCACGCTTCAGGAGGCGG
This is a stretch of genomic DNA from Parafrankia irregularis. It encodes these proteins:
- a CDS encoding type II toxin-antitoxin system VapC family toxin — its product is MIYLDSAAVVKLVVAEPESAALVDWLNARDDVARFTSALAEVEVARAIRRAAPEASGRVPRVLDRMYRLEIDGRVRNVAAAFDDPLLRSLDAIHLATALRLVDANDTQLEAFVTYDKRLLEAARRADLPTASPGPPSASAG
- a CDS encoding AfsR/SARP family transcriptional regulator, yielding MRFGVLGPTTATTATATAGDGDGDGSPLELGPRRRRELITLLLLRPGVTVTADALADELWQGEPPPAARSTLQAHLSVLRRVLEPGASPPYRLLVTRGSGYALAVSPADLDTGRLDELRALARRALDDGDPVGARAHLERALALWRGEPFADLADHPAAEAARVKLAEDRMAVRADLLSVRLDLGEHDAVIGELRVLTSQHPLQERLHAQLATALYRGGRQADALTVIRQARQTLADDLGLEPGPELRELETAILRHDAGLGRPGVPHVGVPRTGVLATPALTAPTLATPATAGAAGAAGGRLPLLGRDRELAVLEQAWERTATEQATGVALLSGEAGIGKTRLLEELARRVPAQTRWGRCTQVSGAPAYWPWRQLLRGLPAEVVGAFGAVRDGDGPVRFEVALAIGRHLAELASAGPVLALLEDLHWADPASIAMLEILAGELTDVPVLLVCSFRPGHGGTAAPGDPAGGGQDGEPLRRLLGVLARHPALTRVELAGLPPTDVGRLFGAVSGMAPTPVQAEAVRRRTAGNPFFVVELARLAATTSAGRATTAGQATADGLATAVDQAAAAGTLPTGVRDTVLARLAAMPAGLTRLLAAAAVVGREAALPVVTAAAGLSQAGALDAVDIAVAAGLADVPAPGRLRFTHDIVREAVLVGMGTAERARLAGLVADALVAHQGASVPAAVLAHHLRVAAAGHPDLRAAQAQAAAARAALAQFAFEDAASLAGHGLDLVPGDRPDLRVDLMVIRGEALRRSAAFAQAQQVLTEAAGIATAHGDTVRAGLATLTRAGDAVGGYSSLFHVPVPGLIADLDAAAAALPAAEGDLRLRLLTSAAVRACYGEPAAASRLIGRAAEVLAEQRTTRPGAAEEPAGLLIARALAAWTPAHTGLRLAIADTLLATVEGPPSGELVARHLRRAVLWELGEVEAAEGESAAFNRRLRQVRDPDFDLLDRCWQAMHHLYAGRYDQAAEVAAILGGPLPGVTPGAINALTQSANTIHGITAWDRATLGDFLPQVDDMEEQVIAEWALIRALALVDTGRPEAAAREVRRLVRPDLADVAPGAMEPVYVVLLAEIVAQLVDAVPDMAEWATGLADRIAGYGETLVTFVLGLTCMGPATLYRGGLALALGRVDEAIADLRSSLVLADRTGGVPFVIRTRRRLAQALGRAGHADEARQLDRAAARDAHTIGMRLPYSGTPVPDSGT
- a CDS encoding sensor histidine kinase, with the protein product MPRRGGSRGCRARWWRSVGDAPGGSAARRSAARQSATVAGRSIETAGSFPASGAGSHQAHLPLRATLGVLRQVDEEAPTAPIPGLAGINDLIVSATRAGLDVRVDESGTGPPLPAAVDLAAYRIVQESLTNAARHSGARHVTIRIHRDDRQLTIGIEDDGRGPAPAGNAGGTGIAGMTERARALDGLLSARPGPAGGFVVRAQLLFTVPGKPMDEWGADDQDPAGG
- a CDS encoding type II toxin-antitoxin system Phd/YefM family antitoxin is translated as MMFYTRRMDRVGVRELNQNTSQVIDRVRRGETIEVTDRGRPVARLVPIGRGTAALDRLVTEGRAIPPVTGGPVPMPPLLGNPSVSATDELIAMRDEERW